One segment of Clavelina lepadiformis chromosome 2, kaClaLepa1.1, whole genome shotgun sequence DNA contains the following:
- the LOC143445457 gene encoding uncharacterized protein LOC143445457 isoform X5: MSLWLIQKRWIILFVLLHVACLQNGLARRSRLRSRRNNGYRSYGTYSTSRYRPYRQSYPTYSHTRVRSTHDQGSISLPGGTEKRTVYTGRYCAYPTTKMVPQRVKNGTQTYLKQVISQCSWSSLYCNPQVSYVVASRTTYKIRMRAYTREEWRCCPGFSGPKCEETCFNCTSVAELREQVEELSRQMNFAGENGNTDASVIINGQQGVRGPPGPPGSMGLRGQRGPNGVKGTKGEQGTMGLRGFPGVAGPPGINGTNGKDGRPGPIGPVGPVGAKGERGLPGLQGGRGIKGEVGLPGLAGARGQIGPRGPTGENGQRGAKGETGLQGAPGPQGIAGIGGATGPPGLPGVCGCQIGGQSTQAPGPINGGLQPENLAAGDHPIYPGPATVDFCASKLWKKLVTELSCDFDQENKLSLPGRRLRKRSGRPLDGNNGTRRKGGTMCLFDTSSHPASVGEWRVESGLGVSKSKFRTFSRESTVDDEDYAILPSFDIPQYDLPLFLTIDYSLTTNHYLIYHAPTSRTKGKAVARAFSPFFTNTLQGICMTFRYLIRGRRLANSGLLVYLLPCNSPYRIPILDLTSLPDNQTGFWQQGTVPLPDYTRPYQVIFEARPGRGNLEIIAIDDVIFSSCGSNTCLHDGVTYKNGDLWKIDDCKECMCVDGVVECFPIKCASENTCRYTYKPFGYCCSVCCPNQEYTESTDSGSGYDGSEETIGGEKSNTNYTYIPSYPDDYDEYEEEEYPETKHGFDPLGCPIAALAGPSVRASSNEDAVCTLRRDPGPCRGRFTKYYFDNDTKTCKTFTYSGCEGNSNNFDSEEKCLRMCLRSSETSRDALVHENPPPSNDVAPQNPSDDVRPIRAARCNQPKEVGECKAIMPRFYYDQREGRCKLFTYGGCNGNDNRFLTPWACLDYCGGGNPVYAEEPELPPAPILVQDQVVERVKPAKCFLPKVTGKCRASFVMFYYNPTTDKCQLFVYGGCGGNENKFEIPEDCQNECGGEISREVEREDLTVETRSNKPISYGRNGGTQEREARNPECQFALDAGPCRGRLYRYYFDKKSSKCSVFLYGGCRGNANNFESAEECNNTCGGDGFNFTITLQSDLEEERNRSPDSEVIQGARGPPGPPGQQGPPGVGEQGPPGSSKLSAEERDEFLSLKSTIESMRQRLRYLETHFLTSQLPEGDKTAKQVPDVVAPRGNSVNKNSKFSEVVRAAPSGRGDSAGLLGQSQPDADEPYYYYVAEETSQDTP, translated from the exons atgTCGCTGTGGCTTATTCAAAAACGCTGGATAATTTTATTCGTCTTGCTTCATGTTGCATGCCTACAGAATGGACTTGCAAGACGCAGCCGATTACGGTCAAGAAGAAACAATGG ATACCGTTCATACGGAACATATTCTACTAGTCGCTATAGACCTTATAGGCAGTCTTATCCAACTTATTCTCACACTAGAGTAAG GTCAACACACGACCAAGGTTCAATTTCGTTACCGGGAGGTACTGAGAAACGCACGGTGTACACTGGAAGATATTGCGCCTACCCTACGACTAAAATGGTACCACAACGGGTGAAAAATGGCACACAGACTTACTTAAAACAAGTAATCAGTCAGTGTTCCTGGTCGTCTCTCTACTGCAATCCCCAAGTCAG CTACGTGGTAGCATCGAGAACAACGTACAAAATTCGTATGCGAGCTTACACACGTGAAGAATGGAGATGTTGCCCCGGATTTTCGGGTCCGAAATGCGAAGAAA ccTGTTTTAACTGCACGTCGGTGGCCGAGTTACGAGAACAAGTGGAAGAATTATCACGCCAG ATGAACTTTGCCGGAGAGAACGGAAACACCGATGCAAGCGTTATCATAAACGGTCAGCAAGGTGTCCGGGGACCACCTGGTCCACCCGGTTCTATGGGTTTGCGTGGCCAACGAGGACCTAACGGTGTCAAAGGAACCAAAGGCGAGCAAGGTACCATGGGTTTAAGAGGATTCCCAGGTGTTGCAGGACCACCTGGGATCAATGGTACAAACGGAAAGGACGGCAGGCCGGGTCCGATAGGTCCTGTGGGTCCAGTTGGTGCAAAGGGAGAAAGAGGGCTGCCAG GTTTACAAGGAGGTCGCGGCATTAAAGGAGAGGTTGGTTTACCAGGATTAGCAGGCGCAAGAG GTCAAATTGGCCCGCGCGGACCGACCGGAGAAAATGGTCAGCGAGGCGCTAAAGGAGAGACAGGTCTCCAAGGAGCTCCCGGACCACAAGGAATTGCAGGAATAGGAGGGGCGACCGGGCCACCTGGTCTGCCTGGTGTCTGTGGATGCCAAATAGGTGGGCAGTCGACCCAAGCGCCAGGCCCTATCAACGGAG GGCTTCAACCTGAGAACCTGGCTGCAGGCGATCATCCTATCTACCCCGGGCCGGCAACCGTCGATTTTTGCGCCAGCAAGCTTTGGAAGAAACTGGTGACCGAGTTAAGCTGTGACTTTGATCAAGAGAACAAGTTGTCGCTTCCTGGCCGGCGCCTTCGTAAGCGCAGTGGCCGTCCACTTGATGGGAATAACGGGACCAGGCGAAAGGGTGGGACAATGTGCTTGTTCGACACATCGAGTCACCCTGCAAGCGTTGGAGAATGGAGAGTGGAAAGTGGACTCGGTGTTTCTAAAAGCAAATTCAGAACGTTTAGTCGCGAGTCAACGGTCGATGATGAAGATTACGCGATACTTCCTTCATTTGATATTCCTCAGTATGATCTACCTCTTTTTTTGACGATTGATTACTCCTTAACGACAAACCATTACCTTATATATCACGCACCTACCTCGAGGACTAAAGGCAAAGCGGTTGCCAGAGCTTTCAGTCCCTTCTTCACTAACACACTGCAGGGAATTTGTATGACTTTTCGTTACCTCATACGCGGCCGGCGCCTGGCGAACTCTGGCCTGCTGGTCTATCTGTTGCCTTGCAATTCCCCGTATCGGATACCCATCCTTGATCTAACGTCGCTACCAGACAACCAAACTGGCTTCTGGCAGCAGGGCACGGTGCCACTGCCCGATTACACTCGGCCCTACCAAGTGATTTTCGAAGCCAGGCCTGGAAGAGGCAATTTAGAAATCATAGCAATTGACGACGTGATATTTTCGTCGTGTG GCTCCAACACTTGTCTTCACGATGGCGTCACTTACAAAAACGGCGACCTTTGGAAAATTGACGACTGCAAGGAGTGCATGTGTGTGGATGGGGTTGTGGAATGTTTTCCGATAAAATGCGCCTCAGAAAACACTTGTCGGTACACTTACAAACCGTTCGGATATTGCTGTAGCGTGTGTTGCCCTAATCAAGAGTACACAGAGAGCA CAGACAGTGGTAGCGGGTACGATGGGTCTGAAGAGACTATCGGCGGAGAGAAATCGAACACCAATTACACTTACATCCCCTCTTATCCCGATGATTATGACGAGTACGAAGAGGAAGAATATCCTGAGACGAAGCACGGTTTTGATCCCCTTGGCTGCCCCATAGCAGCGCTGGCCGGCCCAAGCGTTAGAGCATCATCAA ATGAGGATGCGGTGTGCACCCTTCGTAGAGATCCCGGCCCTTGCAGGGGAAGATTTACCAAGTATTACTTTGACAACGACACGAAAACCTGCAAGACTTTCACTTATAGTGGATGTGAGGGAAATTCAAACAACTTTGACTCCGAAGAAAAATGTCTGCGCATGTGCCTGCGATCGTCAGAAACTTCCCGGGATGCACTGGTGCATGAGAATCCACCTCCATCGAATGACGTTGCCCCGCAGAATCCAA GTGATGACGTAAGACCGATTCGTGCAGCGCGTTGCAACCAGCCAAAAGAAGTAGGCGAGTGTAAGGCAATAATGCCACGATTCTACTATGACCAAAGAGAAGGCAGATGCAAATTATTCACGTACGGTGGATGCAACGGCAACGATAACCGCTTCCTAACACCGTGGGCTTGTCTCGATTATTGCGGGGGCGGGAACCCGGTATACGCGGAGGAACCCGAACTACCACCCGCCCCTATCCTTGTACAAGACCAAGTGGTTGAAC GTGTCAAGCCGGCGAAGTGTTTTCTGCCTAAAGTCACCGGTAAATGTCGGGCttcttttgtaatgttttattACAACCCCACAACCGATAAGTGTCAGCTCTTCGTTTACGGAGGCTGCGGTGGCAACGAAAATAAGTTCGAGATTCCAGAAGACTGCCAGAACGAATGCGGAGGAGAAATCAGCAGAGAGGTTGAAAGAGAAGATCTCACAGTCGAAACCAGGAGTAATAAACCAATTTCTTACGGAAGAAACGGAGGAACTCAAGAGCGGG AAGCAAGGAACCCTGAATGCCAGTTTGCACTGGACGCTGGACCTTGCAGAGGTCGATTATATCGTTACTACTTCGATAAAAAGTCGAGTAAATGTTCCGTGTTTCTCTATGGAGGATGCAGAGGGAATGCAAATAACTTTGAGAGCGCCGAGGAGTGCAATAACACCTGTGGAGGAGACGGATTCAATTTTACTATTACGTTACAAAGCGATCTTGAAG AAGAGCGAAATAGGTCCCCGGATAGCGAAGTAATTCAGGGAGCAAGAGGTCCTCCAGGACCACCAGGACAACAAGGTCCGCCTGGAGTTGGAGAACAG GGTCCACCTGGATCTTCCAAACTATCG GCTGAAGAACGTGACGAGTTCTTGTCTTTGAAGAGCACGATAGAAAGCATGCGACAACGCCTACGTTACCTTGAAACGCATTTCCTTACAAGTCAACTACCCGAAG GTGACAAGACAGCCAAACAAGTCCCGGACGTAGTTGCACCAAGAGGCAATTCCGTAAACAAGAACTCAAAGTTTAGTGAGGTAGTAAGG GCCGCTCCATCGGGAAGAGGGGACAGTGCAGGTTTACTCGGCCAGTCGCAACCAGATGCAGATGAACCTTATTATTATTACGTGGCGGAAGAGACATCACAAGACACCCCGTAA
- the LOC143445457 gene encoding uncharacterized protein LOC143445457 isoform X3, with translation MSLWLIQKRWIILFVLLHVACLQNGLARRSRLRSRRNNGYRSYGTYSTSRYRPYRQSYPTYSHTRVRSTHDQGSISLPGGTEKRTVYTGRYCAYPTTKMVPQRVKNGTQTYLKQVISQCSWSSLYCNPQVSYVVASRTTYKIRMRAYTREEWRCCPGFSGPKCEETCFNCTSVAELREQVEELSRQMNFAGENGNTDASVIINGQQGVRGPPGPPGSMGLRGQRGPNGVKGTKGEQGTMGLRGFPGVAGPPGINGTNGKDGRPGPIGPVGPVGAKGERGLPGLQGGRGIKGEVGLPGLAGARGQIGPRGPTGENGQRGAKGETGLQGAPGPQGIAGIGGATGPPGLPGVCGCQIGGQSTQAPGPINGGLQPENLAAGDHPIYPGPATVDFCASKLWKKLVTELSCDFDQENKLSLPGRRLRKRSGRPLDGNNGTRRKGGTMCLFDTSSHPASVGEWRVESGLGVSKSKFRTFSRESTVDDEDYAILPSFDIPQYDLPLFLTIDYSLTTNHYLIYHAPTSRTKGKAVARAFSPFFTNTLQGICMTFRYLIRGRRLANSGLLVYLLPCNSPYRIPILDLTSLPDNQTGFWQQGTVPLPDYTRPYQVIFEARPGRGNLEIIAIDDVIFSSCGSNTCLHDGVTYKNGDLWKIDDCKECMCVDGVVECFPIKCASENTCRYTYKPFGYCCSVCCPNQEYTESTDSGSGYDGSEETIGGEKSNTNYTYIPSYPDDYDEYEEEEYPETKHGFDPLGCPIAALAGPSVRASSNEDAVCTLRRDPGPCRGRFTKYYFDNDTKTCKTFTYSGCEGNSNNFDSEEKCLRMCLRSSETSRDALVHENPPPSNDVAPQNPSDDVRPIRAARCNQPKEVGECKAIMPRFYYDQREGRCKLFTYGGCNGNDNRFLTPWACLDYCGGGNPVYAEEPELPPAPILVQDQVVERVKPAKCFLPKVTGKCRASFVMFYYNPTTDKCQLFVYGGCGGNENKFEIPEDCQNECGGEISREVEREDLTVETRSNKPISYGRNGGTQEREARNPECQFALDAGPCRGRLYRYYFDKKSSKCSVFLYGGCRGNANNFESAEECNNTCGGDGFNFTITLQSDLEEERNRSPDSEVIQGARGPPGPPGQQGPPGVGEQGPPGSSKLSKKFKKLEKEVNGYFRRIHLILIDFRKRLSFVELDRTSDKNNDFSQSQNKTSQSGDKTAKQVPDVVAPRGNSVNKNSKFSEVVRAAPSGRGDSAGLLGQSQPDADEPYYYYVAEETSQDTP, from the exons atgTCGCTGTGGCTTATTCAAAAACGCTGGATAATTTTATTCGTCTTGCTTCATGTTGCATGCCTACAGAATGGACTTGCAAGACGCAGCCGATTACGGTCAAGAAGAAACAATGG ATACCGTTCATACGGAACATATTCTACTAGTCGCTATAGACCTTATAGGCAGTCTTATCCAACTTATTCTCACACTAGAGTAAG GTCAACACACGACCAAGGTTCAATTTCGTTACCGGGAGGTACTGAGAAACGCACGGTGTACACTGGAAGATATTGCGCCTACCCTACGACTAAAATGGTACCACAACGGGTGAAAAATGGCACACAGACTTACTTAAAACAAGTAATCAGTCAGTGTTCCTGGTCGTCTCTCTACTGCAATCCCCAAGTCAG CTACGTGGTAGCATCGAGAACAACGTACAAAATTCGTATGCGAGCTTACACACGTGAAGAATGGAGATGTTGCCCCGGATTTTCGGGTCCGAAATGCGAAGAAA ccTGTTTTAACTGCACGTCGGTGGCCGAGTTACGAGAACAAGTGGAAGAATTATCACGCCAG ATGAACTTTGCCGGAGAGAACGGAAACACCGATGCAAGCGTTATCATAAACGGTCAGCAAGGTGTCCGGGGACCACCTGGTCCACCCGGTTCTATGGGTTTGCGTGGCCAACGAGGACCTAACGGTGTCAAAGGAACCAAAGGCGAGCAAGGTACCATGGGTTTAAGAGGATTCCCAGGTGTTGCAGGACCACCTGGGATCAATGGTACAAACGGAAAGGACGGCAGGCCGGGTCCGATAGGTCCTGTGGGTCCAGTTGGTGCAAAGGGAGAAAGAGGGCTGCCAG GTTTACAAGGAGGTCGCGGCATTAAAGGAGAGGTTGGTTTACCAGGATTAGCAGGCGCAAGAG GTCAAATTGGCCCGCGCGGACCGACCGGAGAAAATGGTCAGCGAGGCGCTAAAGGAGAGACAGGTCTCCAAGGAGCTCCCGGACCACAAGGAATTGCAGGAATAGGAGGGGCGACCGGGCCACCTGGTCTGCCTGGTGTCTGTGGATGCCAAATAGGTGGGCAGTCGACCCAAGCGCCAGGCCCTATCAACGGAG GGCTTCAACCTGAGAACCTGGCTGCAGGCGATCATCCTATCTACCCCGGGCCGGCAACCGTCGATTTTTGCGCCAGCAAGCTTTGGAAGAAACTGGTGACCGAGTTAAGCTGTGACTTTGATCAAGAGAACAAGTTGTCGCTTCCTGGCCGGCGCCTTCGTAAGCGCAGTGGCCGTCCACTTGATGGGAATAACGGGACCAGGCGAAAGGGTGGGACAATGTGCTTGTTCGACACATCGAGTCACCCTGCAAGCGTTGGAGAATGGAGAGTGGAAAGTGGACTCGGTGTTTCTAAAAGCAAATTCAGAACGTTTAGTCGCGAGTCAACGGTCGATGATGAAGATTACGCGATACTTCCTTCATTTGATATTCCTCAGTATGATCTACCTCTTTTTTTGACGATTGATTACTCCTTAACGACAAACCATTACCTTATATATCACGCACCTACCTCGAGGACTAAAGGCAAAGCGGTTGCCAGAGCTTTCAGTCCCTTCTTCACTAACACACTGCAGGGAATTTGTATGACTTTTCGTTACCTCATACGCGGCCGGCGCCTGGCGAACTCTGGCCTGCTGGTCTATCTGTTGCCTTGCAATTCCCCGTATCGGATACCCATCCTTGATCTAACGTCGCTACCAGACAACCAAACTGGCTTCTGGCAGCAGGGCACGGTGCCACTGCCCGATTACACTCGGCCCTACCAAGTGATTTTCGAAGCCAGGCCTGGAAGAGGCAATTTAGAAATCATAGCAATTGACGACGTGATATTTTCGTCGTGTG GCTCCAACACTTGTCTTCACGATGGCGTCACTTACAAAAACGGCGACCTTTGGAAAATTGACGACTGCAAGGAGTGCATGTGTGTGGATGGGGTTGTGGAATGTTTTCCGATAAAATGCGCCTCAGAAAACACTTGTCGGTACACTTACAAACCGTTCGGATATTGCTGTAGCGTGTGTTGCCCTAATCAAGAGTACACAGAGAGCA CAGACAGTGGTAGCGGGTACGATGGGTCTGAAGAGACTATCGGCGGAGAGAAATCGAACACCAATTACACTTACATCCCCTCTTATCCCGATGATTATGACGAGTACGAAGAGGAAGAATATCCTGAGACGAAGCACGGTTTTGATCCCCTTGGCTGCCCCATAGCAGCGCTGGCCGGCCCAAGCGTTAGAGCATCATCAA ATGAGGATGCGGTGTGCACCCTTCGTAGAGATCCCGGCCCTTGCAGGGGAAGATTTACCAAGTATTACTTTGACAACGACACGAAAACCTGCAAGACTTTCACTTATAGTGGATGTGAGGGAAATTCAAACAACTTTGACTCCGAAGAAAAATGTCTGCGCATGTGCCTGCGATCGTCAGAAACTTCCCGGGATGCACTGGTGCATGAGAATCCACCTCCATCGAATGACGTTGCCCCGCAGAATCCAA GTGATGACGTAAGACCGATTCGTGCAGCGCGTTGCAACCAGCCAAAAGAAGTAGGCGAGTGTAAGGCAATAATGCCACGATTCTACTATGACCAAAGAGAAGGCAGATGCAAATTATTCACGTACGGTGGATGCAACGGCAACGATAACCGCTTCCTAACACCGTGGGCTTGTCTCGATTATTGCGGGGGCGGGAACCCGGTATACGCGGAGGAACCCGAACTACCACCCGCCCCTATCCTTGTACAAGACCAAGTGGTTGAAC GTGTCAAGCCGGCGAAGTGTTTTCTGCCTAAAGTCACCGGTAAATGTCGGGCttcttttgtaatgttttattACAACCCCACAACCGATAAGTGTCAGCTCTTCGTTTACGGAGGCTGCGGTGGCAACGAAAATAAGTTCGAGATTCCAGAAGACTGCCAGAACGAATGCGGAGGAGAAATCAGCAGAGAGGTTGAAAGAGAAGATCTCACAGTCGAAACCAGGAGTAATAAACCAATTTCTTACGGAAGAAACGGAGGAACTCAAGAGCGGG AAGCAAGGAACCCTGAATGCCAGTTTGCACTGGACGCTGGACCTTGCAGAGGTCGATTATATCGTTACTACTTCGATAAAAAGTCGAGTAAATGTTCCGTGTTTCTCTATGGAGGATGCAGAGGGAATGCAAATAACTTTGAGAGCGCCGAGGAGTGCAATAACACCTGTGGAGGAGACGGATTCAATTTTACTATTACGTTACAAAGCGATCTTGAAG AAGAGCGAAATAGGTCCCCGGATAGCGAAGTAATTCAGGGAGCAAGAGGTCCTCCAGGACCACCAGGACAACAAGGTCCGCCTGGAGTTGGAGAACAG GGTCCACCTGGATCTTCCAAACTATCG aaaaaattcaaaaaacttgaaaaagaaGTCAATGGCTATTTCAGAAGAATACATTTAATCCTGATAGATTTTCGAAAACGCTTAAGTTTCGTAGAATTAGATCGAACTAGCGATAAGAACAACGACTTCAGTCAGTCACAAAACAAGACATCACAGTCTG GTGACAAGACAGCCAAACAAGTCCCGGACGTAGTTGCACCAAGAGGCAATTCCGTAAACAAGAACTCAAAGTTTAGTGAGGTAGTAAGG GCCGCTCCATCGGGAAGAGGGGACAGTGCAGGTTTACTCGGCCAGTCGCAACCAGATGCAGATGAACCTTATTATTATTACGTGGCGGAAGAGACATCACAAGACACCCCGTAA